In Bacillus sp. S3, the sequence TAGGAAATCTCGGCAATATTTTAAACATTCTTATCGCGATAATTGGTTTCCTTGCTTTTATTGTCTTCGGTTTATTCGTGTTTAAGGAAGCGTGGAGACGCAGCCGCTAATATAATCCTGTGCTAATGCATGTGTATGAAAAATGGGTCAGTCTCCCAGTGAATGCGTTCACCAAGGGACTGGCCCTACTGCTTCGTATTGTTATAAAAATAAATAATGAGAAACAATTTTTACAAATGACCTTCCAATATTTAATAATGTGATGGTGTCTGAGACCTTTTTTTGAAATTAACGGAGATTCTGTCAACTATTTGATTTTGCTATTTTGTAATTTTTATGATTCACAATGGTTGTGAGTGGTTCGTCTTTGTCTTTTGAATACCCGTAATTGACTATAACAGAATTCTCCCTTATGCCAGAAACGACCCCTTCAAGGTTTTTCCCCTCACGTTTAAAGGAAATCATATCGCCTATTTTTACAGCAGCCATTATATCACCTCGTCTTTAGAATACCCAAAAACAGGAATAGAAAATCCTTTTTTTACTCATT encodes:
- a CDS encoding DUF2187 family protein, coding for MAAVKIGDMISFKREGKNLEGVVSGIRENSVIVNYGYSKDKDEPLTTIVNHKNYKIAKSNS